A single region of the Thermoanaerobacterium aotearoense genome encodes:
- a CDS encoding helix-turn-helix domain-containing protein yields the protein MSFAKRLSELRNEFKLTQKELADKLGVSRGTIGMYEIGQRDPDTDTLLKLSELFNVSVDYLLGNTDIRNPVDEITDAVSDDPELAEFWNELKQREDLKLLFKQTRNLSPKAIKQVMRIIKAIEDEESGE from the coding sequence ATGAGTTTTGCAAAAAGATTATCAGAATTGAGAAATGAATTTAAATTAACTCAAAAAGAACTTGCTGACAAATTAGGCGTTTCAAGAGGTACCATAGGCATGTATGAGATAGGTCAAAGAGATCCAGATACTGATACATTGTTGAAGCTATCTGAATTATTTAATGTGTCAGTCGATTACCTCCTTGGTAACACCGACATCCGAAACCCAGTCGACGAAATAACAGATGCTGTATCTGATGACCCAGAGCTGGCAGAGTTTTGGAACGAACTTAAGCAAAGAGAGGACTTAAAACTTTTGTTTAAGCAGACTAGAAACCTTTCTCCAAAGGCTATAAAGCAGGTAATGCGTATAATAAAAGCTATTGAAGATGAAGAAAGTGGAGAATAA
- a CDS encoding helix-turn-helix domain-containing protein, whose translation MALVYTTKEAAQLLKVDIKTIYKLKDEHKLQAVKVGSKILITEQSINSYLGIIPAKTENEIRLEEENKRLKEKLRQYERHLSQIKDEILKIDIKAV comes from the coding sequence ATGGCACTTGTTTATACAACAAAAGAAGCAGCACAGCTTCTAAAAGTAGACATTAAAACAATATACAAATTGAAAGATGAACATAAACTTCAAGCCGTTAAAGTTGGATCAAAGATTTTGATAACTGAACAAAGCATTAATAGTTATCTGGGTATCATTCCTGCTAAAACAGAGAATGAAATTAGGCTTGAAGAAGAGAACAAAAGGTTAAAAGAAAAATTAAGGCAATATGAAAGACATTTATCACAAATAAAAGATGAAATTTTAAAAATTGATATTAAAGCAGTTTAA
- a CDS encoding helix-turn-helix transcriptional regulator, producing MTLGGETMKNKLKEIRNSKNISGYELARKVNVTHSLIYMIENGTRNPSIKLAKKIAKVLNTSIDEIFFEEQSHETLHHNTIPDQSESA from the coding sequence GTGACGCTTGGAGGTGAAACTATGAAAAATAAGCTAAAAGAAATAAGAAATTCAAAAAATATTTCGGGTTATGAATTAGCCAGAAAAGTTAATGTAACACACTCGCTTATATATATGATAGAAAATGGAACGAGAAATCCAAGTATTAAGTTGGCTAAAAAAATTGCAAAAGTTTTAAATACAAGTATAGACGAAATTTTTTTTGAAGAACAAAGTCACGAAACGTTACATCATAACACTATACCCGACCAATCAGAAAGCGCATAG